ATGGAGTGATATTTCTCAATAACGGCATAATATGTTGCAAGCAATTTTTTTGCGCAGACTGTAGCGGTATATTTTTCCCTTGCAATACGCGCCGCATTGCGTCCCATTCGATCACGTAATTCTGCATCATCGATCATTCTTTGTATTGCATCCACAAAACTATGGTCTTCTTTTGTTTCCAAACCATTGATCTCATGCTCTACGAGATCTTTTACACCATTCACACCTACGGCAATGATTGGTTTACCCACATACATGTTTTCTGTCACGATCGTCCCCTGTGTCTCCGACGTGGACGCATAGACAAAAATATCCCCCGCAGCCAAATAATCCTTCACATCACTGCGCTGTACAACACCTGCAAATATTACTCGTTCACTGACTTTTTTTTGCACAAAAATATCCTGCATCTCATCAAGCAGATCGCCTTCTCCCGCACAGAGAAATTTCACATGTGGATTTTTTTGCAAGATTTCTGCGACACTCTGCGCCAAAAAGACCACGTTCTTTTCTTCTGTCAAACGCGACACTGTTACTAACACGAGATCTTTTTTTGTATAATGATATTTCTCCCGTATTTTTTCACCCTGAGGATCCGCAAACAGTTCTTCATCAACTCCTGATGGGATGATGCTTATACGATCATGCACCACGCCAAAATCTCTAATCGCACGATAAATTATTGGAGTTGGCACGATCACATGGTCACATGCATTCGCATAAGACACCGCGTTGTGTATAGCAACCTTCCCCGATACATGTTGTGGGACAAAAGGCATGTAGTGTGTATATAGATCATACAGTGTGTGCCATGTAAAGATCAGTGGCACATTTTTCTTTTTTGCCCATTTTCTTGCCGTTGATCCCAAAAGAATCGGGTGTTGGGCATGCACAATATCGATTTGCAGTTTTTCAAGCACAGCATCGATCTTTGGCGCATATGGCACAACCAAAGAAAAATCCACTTTTGTCGGCACGTCGATGGATGGATAGCGAAAAACATTTTTTTCCTCTTTTTGTACCACCGCACCACCCTTCCATTGCGGCGCAAATATATACACCACATGCCCATCCGTGATCAACTTCTGTCGAAAGCTTTCTATGGACGCACTCACACCATACGGATTGGGAAGATAATTGTTTGTAAAGATCGCAATATGCAGTTTTTCTCCCGTTTTTCCCATAATGAATTTCTGCCTGGATTTAACAGTTTATTGTTCTGACCGTTTCACAAAACGCACCACATCCTGAAACACATCTTTGTGCTTTCCATTGCCCATAAAATTATGACTTGCTTTTTTGATCAATCGCTTCTCTTTGACAGCTGACCCGATCTTGTTGAAAATTTTGTGAATACTCCCACGTGCCACAAGGTGATCATGCGCCGGCTGGATGAGGAAGACCGGTTGCGTGATCTGCTCAATATTATACAAAGAGTTTTTGATCGTCTTGTATGCCTCAAACGCACTACTGATCGGATATTTTTGATAAGAGATCAATTGCGTGATGCTTGGCTGAGCTTGAATGCCCCGCGGATAATATTTCTTTTTGTATGAAAAAATCCATTGCGTCATGTGCGCCATCACCATGCCAATTTTTTCATAACGCATTTTGTACGGCGTACTCATCAAAATGAGACCGCTTACATCCGTATTCTTTTTTGCAACATGTAGCGCGAGATTGCCACCCATCGACATGCCGCCGACATATACACGCGCATATTGCTTGCGCAAACGCTTATACGCTTTATCCACATCACTCACCCATTGCTCCCACGTCACATTTTCCAGATCCTGCGGACGCGTCCCATGCCCTGAAAGAAGCGGTGCATCCACTGCGATCCCCTCCGATTGCAATTCCTCTCCAAGCACCCGCATCTCATATGGTGTTGATGTCCACCCATGAATCAACAAAACACACACATCCCTCTCACCCTTAAAGTGAAAAGGCTTGTTGACCACATTGATATCCATGTGATATCTCTGCAACATGTTCTCGGGGATTTTTTTACGTTTGGCGATCTTATGTAATTTCAATATATGCTCTGTCATGGATCATTTTCAACACTAAAAAAGGGTGCGAACCCCTGTGTCATCTATTGTACCGCCATCTGTCGATTTGGCAATATGCACATAAAAAATCCCGCCGTTATTTACAACTGGCGGGATTCCACGACATTCATGCAATGGACTCAAGGAACTTCTTGATCTGTGCTCTGATCCACATTTCATTCCAATACAGCACCGCCGCAAGACATACGGCGAGAAATGCAAACCATCCACTGCTGAACGCAAAAAGATGTTGTACGATCACAAGTGGGACTGTAGTGATCAACATCGCCACAAAGGCAATTGGCAGTGCCAGGATCACAGAAGCACCCCCATCTCTGCAATTACATTGATGTTCCGGTCTCGTGATCAGGTACAAAAAAGTTATAAACCATACTACTGCTACAACGCTCCCTGTGATAATGTCCATAGATCACCTCTTGTGAATGAAATGTTTTTTGGGAAATAACTACTAACTTTTCATTATACATCATTTTTATCATTATGTCAATCCATCATTTTTTCTCTCTTTTTCATTCTTTTGCTCCGCAACAGTTAAATAATGATCGATATTTGCCGCTGTGATCTCATCCGGTGCAAGTGTGGTATTGTGTCGCAACCGTGCCATGACGCTTTTCTCGATCTTACTGCTGTCTTGCACACTCTGCACAATACGATGCAGTTGCGAACTCTCATCATCAATTGTCCCTGAAGGATATACCGTATCAAATTCTCCGGAAACATATGTGATCGGCGCAGAAATGTTGTTCAATTTTTTCACCAAGTGTCCGTGCGTTAGCTTTTCCGCTTCTGCCAAGCGCTGTCCTATGCGCTCTTTGTCAAACGGACTCTTTGGACGATCAATGTGTGCATACAAACCAGTTTCATAGTCTTTCTCTCCCGCAAAAAACATGCGTGCATTGTATTCCATGGTTGCATGCGCACCCGATGCCAGAAATGTTGTTGCGAGCTTTATGGGACTTTCTTCTTTATTCACACCGGCAGGATTAAGCAATGTGAGACTGGAAACATTTTTTGGATATTTTTCCGCCACAGACGCCATCACCTCACTTCCCATCGAATGCCCGATCACATGCGCCTTCTTGCCCTGCAAAACACGATCAATAACTTGCTGTACAACCTGCGCCTCATGCTCAAAATGATCATTTTTATAATATTCTTGTGACGGATCACTGGAATTGCCGTATCCCGGAAGTGATAGAAGTATCACTCTCCGCCCCTCGCACGCGAGGGAAAAACCCAACTCCGCAATACCTTCCCAACCAGAACCAAAGCCGGGTAAAAGCACCACGGGATCGCCATCACGGTTTTCCTTTTCTGCAACAGAAAGTTCACGATAATCAATGGATAATTTTTCCCCGTTTATCTCTATATCCATTGATCGCTTATTCTCCAATTGTTCTCCGACCTCCGGAATATATTTTTCTCGCTCTGAAAAAACTTCTATAATTTTTTTCGGCTTCTCCGCTGCATTATTTTGCACAAGCTTTTTTTCAAACATATGTTTGATCTATTTAATAATTATTTTATAACATCCTCAAATATTTCTTCTCTGTTTTTCTGGCACATCTACGCCCATATTCATCTTCCGCCAATTCCCAATTTGCCAAAGGAAGTCTCTAAATTTCAAGTGATGAGAGTGTCGAACTTTGACTTTTGGATCATGAATGATCTCATATCCCAAATTCATAAAATGTAATGCCCAATCCGAATCCTCGCCACCCCAACCTCCATTGATATTTTCATTAAATCTATATTGCCTCCACAGATCCTTTCTAATGATCGCATTTGTTGTCCCCAAAAGCCCCACTCTATTTTTTCGCACTCTATATTTCACCATGCCAATGGTATAACCAGAGATATTGTAAAGAATTTTGTCCGTAAAAGTGCCATCTTCATGAGCTATGACAGACGAGTAGACGCCTGCAACTTTTTTATCCTCAAAATTTTTCAATCCCTCTTCCAAAAATTTTTTTGAAATAGGAATGGAATGCCCATTAAGATAAACGAGATATTTTCCCCGCGCATACTCAGCACCAAGATTACACGAGTACGGATGTGAAAATCGACCTTCTGGAATAGCAATCACTTTGCAATGATGTTTTTTTGCAATGTTCAATGTTTCGTCGCACGAATGATCATCAATAATAATAATTTCAAAATCCTGATATGTCTGTTGTTCAAGCATTATCAAAACGTTCTCCAAATATTCTTTTTCATTTTTTGTTCTAATAATAACACTCGTTTCCATATCATTATTTTACAACATCCTCAAATATTTCTTCCGTTTCATGTTTTTTGAAGAGATTGACTGCTGTAAACACAATGACCGCAACACTCAAAACGACCCAGCCTGCATATGTAATATACTGTTCGATCTGCTCATAAAGATACCCAAAGAAATATCCCATGATCACCAAAAACCCGCTCCACAAGATTCCGCCATAAAAAGAAAACTTCACAAAACGACCCAGTGACATCTTCACGATACCTGCAGCTACAAATGTTGCCCAGCACAACCCCGTTGTAGCCTTCACCATAAAGATCGTTTTGCCACCATGTGAAACAAAGAACTTTTCCAAACGCAAAACCAGCTTGCGCGTAATGCCAATATATTTTCCTACACGATTTACAAACGTCATACCCCATTTATAACCCGCGCCATAAAAGAGCAAATCTCCGATCATGTCCCCAATAATTGATAATGCCAAAACGACCCACACATTCAGCAAGCCAAGCGATGCCATAAATGCACCAATGATCGTCACGATCGGCCCCTCGATGATCATCAATGGTAGTAGGATTAGATATCCATAATCTGAAATAAATTGCATTATTGCTAGCTCATTCATGTTATTCTTGCAAAAAAATCGTATTTCAATTATATCATACCGTCCAAATAACGCATGTGTTTCTTTCTCATATCCGCAATACGCGATATAATAAAACGAAATGATATGAAAAAACTATTTGAAAACATTTCACCGCGAGAATATGCCAACGAACATCAGGAATCCGATGCGGAAAATATCAATCTTGGGCGTCGCAACTTCATACGAGGAACGGTGGCACTTGGCGCACTCGGATTGATCGCGGGCAATCCCATCACCAAACAACTGCTCAAACATGCAGCTGACACAAAAAATGATGAGCCCGCTCCTCAATTAGAACTTTCTGATGCTACAGAAAAACTCCGCGAGCAGTTGCACGAATCAGCAAATCAACAAGAGATCCGCACAAAAAATCATGACGTAATCGGCAAAACATTTCGCCAGCAGATCGAAACGCAGGATCATATCACCCTTGATGCGTCCACGCGAAAAGCGATCTATCGATCCTTTCTCGATCAATATAAACCGGGTGGCGAAAATTATCAGACCGGTCTTATCGCAGGCTTGCAACGGATGCAACCGTATTTTGCAGATATTTACGCAGCCTTTAAAAAATATGACAACATGCCGGAAGAACTCATGTATCTCGCAATTGCAGAGTCACATTTCAAGTTTGATGATGTCTCCAATGCCGGCGCTGTCGGACCATATCAAATCACAGAAAATACCGCCAAATTGTATGGTCTGATCGTAAACAACAATTATGACGAGAGACGTGATCCGGTCAAAAGTGCGGAATTATGCGCTAGACATTTGCAGGATAATCGCAAAAAATTCGGTGATGATTGGTCGATCAATCTCATGGATTATAACGGCGGTCACACAAAGCGCTATGAAAAAAACATCATCGAATCCGAAAAAGTCGCCCAAACAAAGGAGCGTTTTACACACGATCTAAACCCCGGTGAAACACTCACGGAACTCGCAATCGCATACAACACATCGGTTACACTCCTCAAAAATATCAACCAACTCAAAGACAGTGAGGTGCGAACACTTCATCCGCCACGAAAGATCAAAATTCCGCAAGCACGTCAAGCAATTACCATGGACGATTTCAACGCATGGTTGCAAGAACAAATCAATGCCACCATACAAAAAACACTGTATGATCTGAAACATAAAGTAAAACCGGGAGAAACACTTAATGAAATTGCGCAAAAATATCATACCGATCCAAACATTCTCGCGCTAAAAAATAATATCTCCAATCCAAAAAGCATTGTCAGTGGCACTGAACTCACCATACCCACACCCAAAGAAAAACGAACGGAAATATTGCTTAATGTCTTAGAGTCCTACAAGGAAAACTTCAATTATCCGGAACGGTTTTATGCCATTCGCGACGTGATCGTATCAGAGAACTTGCAGGAGAAGATGATGCGTGCTGATACAAAAAAATATCATCAAATCACAATCCCAAAAACGAGTATGAAAGAATTGTCCTACACTGTCCCCCGCGGAGGAAGCATTAACGGCGCTTTAAAATATTTCCAGAATGAACTAACGAAAGTATCCAGTAATATATCGCCTGCCACCCTCAAGGGGATGCTTTGCAATACAAACAAAATAACAGATATCCACAAAATCTCTGCTGGAAAAACACTTACATTAAATGCTCCGATCAACACACCGCCATCTCTGCGAGAATTTGCATCAGCACGCAACATTCCCATCGATATATTACGCAATCTCAATCCCGCCGTCTTGAATGTAAACGCCTCTCTTCCGGAAAAAATCACACTGCGCATTCCCGCGTAGATAGACTGCACTCAAAAACAAAACCTCTCTCATGACCGAGAGAGGTTTTTTGATTGGTCTGAGATAAACACGTTTATACCACGATATCTTTGCGCACGATACCATCATTAACGTGGATGTCGCCCTGTTTTTCAAATGTCACGCCACTCACAGGTTGTCCTTTTGCCTTCATATTATACTGACCATTATCCGCAAGAAGATAATATCGTCCGATGGAGTCCGTTACGGCAAATCTCTGCTTTTCGTTTGAATCCTTATCATGCAAACTCACAACTGCAAATGGTACCGGTGTACCACCTGTTGTTTCGATCATGCCATATTTTTTCTTCTTGAAAAAGATCTGATAGATGAAGAGAAGGATATAAATACCTAGCACAACAAAATTAAACGTCGTCGGATAAAAATAGGTAACCACCACTGTCGCACCTGCACCACAGACATATACTGCCATAAAGAAGTATTTTTTCACCAATGATAGCGTAGATTTGTACTGTCGCACTTTCTTTTTGGAATATTCATCCCAATTGATCACGAGTGATTTCATGGCAATATTATACAAGATAATATTATCCCCACCGATCTCAAACTCCCCACCATTATATACATGCCCATATAGTTCATCTTCAGAAATATCTTTGATCAATTCGTAATCTTTTTTGAAAATGTGCATAAAATATTTACCTGGACTCGCAAGAAATCCAAAACGTCCATCTTTATCAGAATATGTTGTTGCAAGCTCTTTTCCTGTTTCATCTGTCAAAAGGATCTTTGTCGCAGGAATCGGCATGCGCGTCACACTATCAAAAACAACACCCCAATTGCGTTCTTCTTTGCGACGTCCAATGATGCCAAAGAGTTCCACAAATTTCAGGAAGATCGAACTGCTAAACGCTCCCGGCATTGCCGTAAATAACGGAACTGCCGACCCCGCGAGCGCAGCAATTGTCCCGGCCGTTGCACCAACTGCCGCAGCTACTTGAAAGGTGCTTTTTCGCTCCTCCGGTACAATTGCTTCACGCAATTCTTCTTTTTTGAGATCTTCTGCCGGCACCGAACCTCCTGACACGATCCCCTCAATCATATCTTGTACATCCTCGATTATTCCTCCTGGCGTTATGATATCGTCGCCACCCGGTGGCACAACAACAGGACACGGCCCCTCGGTATCACCATGCGCAAGATGATCTGCAAGAGAAAGTCGCGCAATTGTTATTGTATTTCCTTCGTGACAAACTTCTACTTTGGTGGTATCTTCTTCTGCTATTGTATTTTCACTTTTAGAACTAGAAAACCCGCTATAATTATCGCTATTTTCCCACGCATATTTTACACGGAAGGAATATTCCGTATTAGGATCAAGATCACCAACTGCCAACGTAACCGTATTACTTCCGCTCACGTTTGCCGTATAATTTACTTCATGTTTTTGCCCCGTCGTTTCATTTGTTACCTCCACAACAAAATCCATTGTTTCTCCGGAAAACGCGCCATCAACCTTTACAACGAGATCCATGGAGGTCGTTGTAATGTTGTTAATATCATCGATCGTAGGAGCGTCAAGATCTGTTACCTCCGATCGCTCATTGGAATACCCACTGAGATCTCCTGTGCCTTCACGCCCATATCGTACACGAAATGTATATTCTGTTCCCGGATCCAAGTCATTGATATTGAGTGCTACACTACTACTCGTCACATCACGCGTCATCTGCACGGTATACGTATCTCCTGTCAATTCATTCTTTACTTCCACAATAAAATCCATGGAGCTACCAACAAAAGCAGGATTGACTACAACGTTCAATGTCGCTTCACTTTTCGTCACATTACTAATCGAATCAAGAACCGGCGGGTCGATCAATGTTGTCGCGATATGCACGGCAGAATCAGCGCTATAGACGTTTTGTCCATCGCGAGAATATTGCACGCGAAATTCATACACTGTCCCTGGTATTAACCCAGTAACGGGTAATGTTGTCCGCGAGCTAGCATTGACATCTTGATCATATGACTGTGTTGTGCTTTCCCCCGTTACAGTATTTCTGATCGTCACGATGAAATCAAGGCTCGTATTTGCATATTCACTTCCAACCTCCACAACAAGATCCAAAGAGCTCGTTGTGATGTTTTCCGATCGAATGATCGTCGGTGTTTCCGGGATTTCATGCATGGAGTTATCCACCGTCACGCTAAGCGTTTGTCCCGAACTGCCACTTGCCGCATTGGCAATGGGCATCAACCCAAAAAAACAAAAAACCGTCAACAATAAAAACACTCTGTTGAAAAAAATTTTCATATCTTTTTATTTATATATAGATGTGTACATTGTATCATTATTTCTGTGTATTGCACAAATATATTGTATGCATAAAATCAAAAACCCGACAATTTATCGGGTTTATGACTGCATATTTGTAGTCCGTAGGGGAATTGAACCCCTGTTACCAGGATGAAAACCTGGCGTCCTAACCACTAGACGAACGGACCAAAATGATGTTTTAAAACAGCAAAATCAATTATACACAAAAAAATCAAAAATGCAATACTCTCTCATTTATAAACGCTCGGATTGCAACACGATCACAAGTAAACGCTTCTTGGCGCGACGAATCAATGTCCCCACACTACTGACAGGTTTATGTAGAATGTCTCCGATTTCTTTGTATGACTTATCCTCAAAATATTTCATCCGCAACACTTCTGCATAATGCACAGGCAACTGCGCCAATGCATCCCGCAATTCGTCCCGCAATTCTGCTTGAAACCATTCCTCCAATGCCACATCGGCACTATCTGCAAAATCTCGCGTAGCAACACCATTGACATCATCAATCGATACTGTTCGATTGTGATTGTTGTGACCAAACCAATTCATCGTTTCATTATGCGCAATGCGATATATCCACGATGAAAACTTTTTATTCGTGTCAAAAGAATCAATGTGACGAAGTGATTTGATAAAAACGATCTGTGTGAGATCTCGCGCCTCATCGGCGTTTTTGACAAGTCGCATGATATAAGCAAAAATTTTTTGTTCATATCGTTTAATGACGCAATCAAAAAAAGCCTCTTCCCCATTTTGCACCTTTGCCACGATCTCATTATCCTCCATCACATCCGTGTCAGTGATGCTAATTCTTTGATTCTTTTCCATAAACAAACATCATTGCAAAAAATGTTCTTTGCACGTACTATTAGAGTACTATATTTCATCTAATCTGCAAATTCCATGCGTATTCTCGCTATCGAAACATCCTGCGATGAAACTGCTGCCAGTATCATTACTGCAACAGATGACCGCATCATCGTGCAATCCAACGTCATTTCATCACAGGTAAAACTCCATGCACAATGGGGCGGTGTTGTACCGAACCTTGCTGCACGCGAACATACAAAGAACATTATTCCCGTCCTCACAGAAGCACTCACTACCGCAGATACCACAAGAGACACCATTGATCTGATTGCCGTTACACAATGCCCCGGGCTCATCCCGGCACTTCTCTCCGGTGTAAGTGCAGCGAAAACTCTCGCATACGCATGGCACAAACCCCTGATCGGCATCCACCACATCGAGGGTCATATCTATGCTAACTGGCTATCTGCCGATCGCATGATCATTTTTCCCGCTCTT
This genomic interval from Parcubacteria group bacterium contains the following:
- a CDS encoding sigma-70 family RNA polymerase sigma factor, which translates into the protein MEKNQRISITDTDVMEDNEIVAKVQNGEEAFFDCVIKRYEQKIFAYIMRLVKNADEARDLTQIVFIKSLRHIDSFDTNKKFSSWIYRIAHNETMNWFGHNNHNRTVSIDDVNGVATRDFADSADVALEEWFQAELRDELRDALAQLPVHYAEVLRMKYFEDKSYKEIGDILHKPVSSVGTLIRRAKKRLLVIVLQSERL
- a CDS encoding alpha/beta fold hydrolase, translating into MTEHILKLHKIAKRKKIPENMLQRYHMDINVVNKPFHFKGERDVCVLLIHGWTSTPYEMRVLGEELQSEGIAVDAPLLSGHGTRPQDLENVTWEQWVSDVDKAYKRLRKQYARVYVGGMSMGGNLALHVAKKNTDVSGLILMSTPYKMRYEKIGMVMAHMTQWIFSYKKKYYPRGIQAQPSITQLISYQKYPISSAFEAYKTIKNSLYNIEQITQPVFLIQPAHDHLVARGSIHKIFNKIGSAVKEKRLIKKASHNFMGNGKHKDVFQDVVRFVKRSEQ
- a CDS encoding glycosyltransferase, producing the protein MGKTGEKLHIAIFTNNYLPNPYGVSASIESFRQKLITDGHVVYIFAPQWKGGAVVQKEEKNVFRYPSIDVPTKVDFSLVVPYAPKIDAVLEKLQIDIVHAQHPILLGSTARKWAKKKNVPLIFTWHTLYDLYTHYMPFVPQHVSGKVAIHNAVSYANACDHVIVPTPIIYRAIRDFGVVHDRISIIPSGVDEELFADPQGEKIREKYHYTKKDLVLVTVSRLTEEKNVVFLAQSVAEILQKNPHVKFLCAGEGDLLDEMQDIFVQKKVSERVIFAGVVQRSDVKDYLAAGDIFVYASTSETQGTIVTENMYVGKPIIAVGVNGVKDLVEHEINGLETKEDHSFVDAIQRMIDDAELRDRMGRNAARIAREKYTATVCAKKLLATYYAVIEKYHSM
- a CDS encoding transglycosylase SLT domain-containing protein, which translates into the protein MKKLFENISPREYANEHQESDAENINLGRRNFIRGTVALGALGLIAGNPITKQLLKHAADTKNDEPAPQLELSDATEKLREQLHESANQQEIRTKNHDVIGKTFRQQIETQDHITLDASTRKAIYRSFLDQYKPGGENYQTGLIAGLQRMQPYFADIYAAFKKYDNMPEELMYLAIAESHFKFDDVSNAGAVGPYQITENTAKLYGLIVNNNYDERRDPVKSAELCARHLQDNRKKFGDDWSINLMDYNGGHTKRYEKNIIESEKVAQTKERFTHDLNPGETLTELAIAYNTSVTLLKNINQLKDSEVRTLHPPRKIKIPQARQAITMDDFNAWLQEQINATIQKTLYDLKHKVKPGETLNEIAQKYHTDPNILALKNNISNPKSIVSGTELTIPTPKEKRTEILLNVLESYKENFNYPERFYAIRDVIVSENLQEKMMRADTKKYHQITIPKTSMKELSYTVPRGGSINGALKYFQNELTKVSSNISPATLKGMLCNTNKITDIHKISAGKTLTLNAPINTPPSLREFASARNIPIDILRNLNPAVLNVNASLPEKITLRIPA
- a CDS encoding fibronectin type III domain-containing protein, giving the protein MKIFFNRVFLLLTVFCFFGLMPIANAASGSSGQTLSVTVDNSMHEIPETPTIIRSENITTSSLDLVVEVGSEYANTSLDFIVTIRNTVTGESTTQSYDQDVNASSRTTLPVTGLIPGTVYEFRVQYSRDGQNVYSADSAVHIATTLIDPPVLDSISNVTKSEATLNVVVNPAFVGSSMDFIVEVKNELTGDTYTVQMTRDVTSSSVALNINDLDPGTEYTFRVRYGREGTGDLSGYSNERSEVTDLDAPTIDDINNITTTSMDLVVKVDGAFSGETMDFVVEVTNETTGQKHEVNYTANVSGSNTVTLAVGDLDPNTEYSFRVKYAWENSDNYSGFSSSKSENTIAEEDTTKVEVCHEGNTITIARLSLADHLAHGDTEGPCPVVVPPGGDDIITPGGIIEDVQDMIEGIVSGGSVPAEDLKKEELREAIVPEERKSTFQVAAAVGATAGTIAALAGSAVPLFTAMPGAFSSSIFLKFVELFGIIGRRKEERNWGVVFDSVTRMPIPATKILLTDETGKELATTYSDKDGRFGFLASPGKYFMHIFKKDYELIKDISEDELYGHVYNGGEFEIGGDNIILYNIAMKSLVINWDEYSKKKVRQYKSTLSLVKKYFFMAVYVCGAGATVVVTYFYPTTFNFVVLGIYILLFIYQIFFKKKKYGMIETTGGTPVPFAVVSLHDKDSNEKQRFAVTDSIGRYYLLADNGQYNMKAKGQPVSGVTFEKQGDIHVNDGIVRKDIVV
- a CDS encoding alpha/beta hydrolase; the encoded protein is MFEKKLVQNNAAEKPKKIIEVFSEREKYIPEVGEQLENKRSMDIEINGEKLSIDYRELSVAEKENRDGDPVVLLPGFGSGWEGIAELGFSLACEGRRVILLSLPGYGNSSDPSQEYYKNDHFEHEAQVVQQVIDRVLQGKKAHVIGHSMGSEVMASVAEKYPKNVSSLTLLNPAGVNKEESPIKLATTFLASGAHATMEYNARMFFAGEKDYETGLYAHIDRPKSPFDKERIGQRLAEAEKLTHGHLVKKLNNISAPITYVSGEFDTVYPSGTIDDESSQLHRIVQSVQDSSKIEKSVMARLRHNTTLAPDEITAANIDHYLTVAEQKNEKERKNDGLT
- a CDS encoding glycosyltransferase family A protein, with the translated sequence METSVIIRTKNEKEYLENVLIMLEQQTYQDFEIIIIDDHSCDETLNIAKKHHCKVIAIPEGRFSHPYSCNLGAEYARGKYLVYLNGHSIPISKKFLEEGLKNFEDKKVAGVYSSVIAHEDGTFTDKILYNISGYTIGMVKYRVRKNRVGLLGTTNAIIRKDLWRQYRFNENINGGWGGEDSDWALHFMNLGYEIIHDPKVKVRHSHHLKFRDFLWQIGNWRKMNMGVDVPEKQRRNI
- a CDS encoding DedA family protein gives rise to the protein MQFISDYGYLILLPLMIIEGPIVTIIGAFMASLGLLNVWVVLALSIIGDMIGDLLFYGAGYKWGMTFVNRVGKYIGITRKLVLRLEKFFVSHGGKTIFMVKATTGLCWATFVAAGIVKMSLGRFVKFSFYGGILWSGFLVIMGYFFGYLYEQIEQYITYAGWVVLSVAVIVFTAVNLFKKHETEEIFEDVVK